The Neurospora crassa OR74A linkage group I, whole genome shotgun sequence genome segment GGCCACCTTGAGAAAGTATTCCCTAGCTTTGGCGTAGTCACGCGGGAGGTTTCTCTGCCCGTCGTAAAAGATACGACCCAGGTTAAAAGTCGCCTTGACATCGCCCTTCTGAGACATCAGATCAAGGTACTCGAGAATATCCTCGATAGAAGCCTGTGCGTCAGAGGTGGGGTTTTTGTGAGGTGCGTTCTGTCCCGAACTAGACACACTCGCTCCTACACCATATGTACCTCCAAGCTCGTCGGCGATACGGTGAGATTCCGATATCCAGCTCATGCCACCGGGGGGTCCTGACCGGTACCACGCAATTGCTTTATCAGCGACCCTTTTGTAGTATTTTACCGCCGTCTCGCAGTTCTTCGTGGTTCCGATCCCTGCATAGTGACGATGCGCCACAGCCATCTCGGCTCTTGTATGGCCCTGGTTGGCAGCAAAGGTATAATAAAGCAGAGCTCTGGCCTGGTCCGGCTCCACGGCGCCTCCCACTCCTGTAGAATACATCACTCCCATCATGTACATTGCCGAACTGTTGCCATTGAGCAAAGCGAGCTTTTGGTAGTAACCGAAGGCCGTCTTGAGATTCCTGGGATGGGAGAAGTTGCCGTAGAAGTTCATGTCGCCCAGGATATAGAGCGCATCAGAATTGTTCTTTTGTGCGGACTCTTCGAGGAGCCTGGTCGCATGGAGGAGCGGGCCACTGACGGCATCGTGGGAGGAAGCAGGCGATGGAGCAGTAAGTCGGATGGCCGGTAATGCCTTGGAAGCAAGATGTAGAACGGTTCTCAAAATGCCGGGGTTTTTTCGTATCTTATAATGCAACGGTTGGTGTAGCTTTCGCAATTCGACCAGAGCGGCGTTGACAAGGGCAGCACCTGTTTATCTGTCAGTTAGTTGTCCTTCCAGCCCTGAGCTTCCGTCTTTGTTCGAGTGCGCATACCTGGTTGTACATGCTGTGCGGCAGGGAGCTCGGGGGGGAGTGTATTGCCTGTTGCTCCATTGGATTCATCTCCGGAAAGTACATGTTGTTGGTTGTTTGGCACGTCCGCGTGGGAGAACACAGCAACCTGCAATAGCACTGGGAACGATGATGTCAGTGTCTGGCGCTCCAGGAGAGCAGAGTGGCCTGGGTTCGCAAGCATACGGATTATGTACAGAAGAAAGCGCCTCATGGTTGTCGACTTTGGAAAAGTAGTAGAGGCAAACCCAGAGGAAAGAGTCATGCCATTATCAGACTCGTGATGTATTAGCAACAGATTGTCAGCAATAACGTTGTTTGCAGTCCGTGGTTGTCCGTTGCAGTGGGATCCAAAAAGGAGCAGATGTGGTGCAAGTATTCGAGCTTGTTAGGTCGATTGAATATCAGCACTCTTTTTAGACGGGACGTATGTCGAGGTAAATCACGTCAACAAATCGTGGCGTAGTCACTACCAGTAGCTACAGTACACCTTTACTGTTGTGTAGTGGTAGCGTCCACAGCAGCCGCGAACCAACGCTATCATAATACCAGCTGTCCAGAGTGAACTTGAACACCCAGCGTGGACTTCCCATTTTGTAATCGTTCTGGAGCGAGCTCGACAGGGGTCCGCACTCCTACCCCCGGGCGCCCGCAGAACTCAAAACCTCGACAACCGCGTCCCGTCAGTTGTAGCGTAGGTACCTGGAGGTGCTTTTGTGATTGGTCAGTCAGCTGGCGGACAGCTGCCGCGGCTTGCGATCCGAAGTGCGCTTTTGAAGGAGAGAAGTATGTAGTTTTCATTTCAAGGTTCAACTGTGAACTCAAAGAACATGATAACAGCAATAAATCTTCGAATAATCCCTAATTGTGACCAGTGAATTATAGCACAATCTGTTTGGGAAGTCGGATTACTCTTTTTATCTGATGTGAGTACCAAGTACAGGTAGACATTAGGACCGTTCAAGACCGAAGCATCAAGACTAAGAACTTTGTACAGCTCAAATCGACTTACAACTGAACGGAGAAGTCTCTCACAAATCTTTTGCGAACCATTGTACCAGAGCGAAATCTTTCAGCCCCCGAAAATAAACCAGTCACAATGTATGCCCTTTCTTGCACCGACGGGTTCAAATATCCTGGTTCCGAACCAACCTACATCACAGACATCATCCCCGTGTCTGCTGGGCTAGCAGCCGTTGGATCCGACCAAAgtctctccatcttcaacccTCTGCGTCTCAACCAGGGACCTCTCAAGAAAGTCCAGACCAACCATGGGAACATCAGCTGCGCAGAGGTATTCAGCGTTGGAAACTCGATCGTTGCCACAGCAGGCGAGAACGGGACGGTTTCGCTCTGGGATCTGAGAAGCGATGCGGCCAACACCCCAGTGTTGCAAATAGGGACGCCAGGCGAAGGTCCCGGTTTGCTCTCACTTGCTTGCTCGGAACAGACAAACACATTAGGCGCCGGCACGGAACTGGCTAACCACCAAGCATCCATTCTTTTATGGTAAGACTTTACGTACCCAAGCTCAGCTCACCTGCTGTTCGACACCTTCAACCAGACAAAATCTCACTAACttccaaaaaaaagggatCTCCGCTCCCCCCGCGTCGCCAAAATCCACTACGACGAAGTCCACAGCGACGACGTAACCGAGCTCTCCTTCCACCCCACCAACCCTCACCTCCTTCTCACCGGCTCAACCGACGGACTCGTCAACGTGTGCGACACGCGCATTacggacgaggacgaagTGGTCATCGCGGCCTTCAACCACGGCTCCGTGCACCGGGCCGGCTTCCTGAACGAGACCGAGGTGTACGCCGTGTCGCACGACGAGCGGTTCGCGCTGTACGACATGGGCGAGACGGTTGAGAAGGGCTCGCCGACGCTCGACCTGGGCGACATTCGCAAGGTGGTGGATTGCCAGTATTTGTGCAACGTTATCCCGAAGGTGACGGGTGCTGGAGCGGTAATTGGTGCCGGAACACAGGAGTGAGTTTATTCCCTGGGACAACTTTGCCACTTTTTGGTGAAAAACCAGCTTTTGAGTATGTGCTAACCACGTATGGGGGGGACGAATAGTCAAGAACTGTTCCGGTTGATCCATCTATCGAAGAATGGTGCTTCATGGAGCCTGGATAGTGAGACTGTGGTAGGTCTTCCGGGGGCACATGGATCCGAGATTGTTCGCAGCTTTTGCTTTGTTGATGAGCAGCAAGTAGTATTTACTGCCGGAGAGGACAGTTGCATCAAGGCGTGGCGGCCCAGTGTATAAGCAAGTGCGCAGTCACTTAAGCCATGAATTTATTGGGGTTTGAACCACATCCATCCCAAAATCGAATTCGTGTCTCTTCATGAGTCGCAAAGCAGTGAATTCAAATCCGTCATGGTTTCGAATGATATCAACTCTTTGTATGACAGCTATGGTCTGAATTACGTCGAGAACAATCTCCCGTGTATGGGTTGggttttagtattattaaaggcttGACTTAGCGAAAGGCAAGCTAGTTGTCGATCTATCATTAATCATCAAAACTTTTTATTAGAATGTTATCCTCATGTGGTAATCACAAGGCATGTATGCTTTTTCGTTCTGCAAAACTCCGCCCCGCGAGCCATGTGGAAAGATATGTGGGTATATAGAACGATCGAGACACAAGCGCCAACCACTTACTGCAAGTTTTCGATAACGATGGCAGaagcaccaccgccaccgttGCAGATACCAGCGCAGCCAAtcctggccttcttctcagccAAGACGGAGGTGAGGGTAGTGACAACACGAGCACCGGAGCAGCCAAGAGGGTGGCCGATGGCAACGGAGCCACCATAGACGTTGACCTTCTCGGGCTCGAGGCCAAGGATTTTCATGTTGGCAAGGGCAACAACAGAGAAAGCCTCATTGATCTCGTAGAAGTCaacgtcctcctccttgataCCGGCATGCTTGATGGCCTTGGGAATGGCAAGAGCCGGGGCAGTTGTGAAGCGCTCAGGCTCGTGAGCAGCATCGCCCCAGCCAAGGATCTTGGCGATGGGCTTGATACCAAGCTCCTTGAGCTTAGCCTCGGAGACAAGAACAACGGCAGCGGCGCCATCGTTGATGGGGGAGGCGTTGGGAGCAGTGACGGTACCGTCCTTGGCCTGGAAGACGGTACGGGCGGActtgagcttctcgatgTTGAGGTTCTTGACCTCCTCATCGCGGTCAATCTTGATGGCAGGCTTGCCGCGGCCACCCGGGACCTCGATAGGTGCAATCTCCTTGAACAGACCAGCCTCGGTGGCGGCCTGGGCCTTCTGGTACGAGTTGATGGCATACTCGTCCTGGGCCTCACGGCTCAGTTCATGGTCCTTGGCGCAGAGCTCGGCCTGAACACCCATGAGCTCCTTGCCATATGCATCACGGAGACCGTCGGACTGGATACCGTCGACAaggccgccgtcgccgtacTTGACACCAGTGCGGAGGTTCTGCATATAGTGGGGGACGTTGGACATGCTCTCGGTGCCGCCAGCGACAACGATGTCTGCATTGCCAGTCATGATGGTCTGGGCGCCAAGGATGATGGCCTTCATGCCGGAAGCGCACACCTTGTTGACGGTGGTGGCAACCACCTTGTTCGAGAGACCGGCCTTCAGGGCGCACTGGCGGGCAGGAGCCTGACCGACACTGAGGATAAAGACATGTGGTTAGTATTGTGCTGTTCCAGGGTCGAGTCGCGGCGGCGCGTTCGCTGCGCACAAAGGAATCTATGGCTACGTACCCAGCAGAGAGGACATTGCCAAAGAAGACCTCCTCAACATCCTCGGCCTTGATTTCGGGAACGCGGTCAACGGCAGCTAGAAACAGGAGTGGTTAGCTAAGGACACGTTTCATCTAATACTCCTCTCGAAACCGGTTCTAACCGACGTACACTTGATGGCATGGGCACCGAGCTGAACAGCAGAGAGGCTGGAAAGCTGACTACAAGTTCAGAGATATCAGCAACGCGAAGTTCACGCTTCGTCCCTCCTGTATCGTTCTGACAACAGCTCCAGGTCAGCCGACATGGCGGGGTAGCTTACCCAAGGAAGGACCCCACAGGGGTTCTGGCGGCAGAAACGATGTAGACGGAGGGAAGACCGGTAGACATGATGGCTAGTTTGGAAGCTTGGAGTTGAGGAAAAAGACGGGTTTTGGAATTAAAGATTATGGAATGAAAGCGGGTGAAGCCAGGTAAGAACAGTGAAGATGTGGGAAGCGTTGTTCTAATAAAGCTCAGCCCGTGACTACCAGGATTGTCTTTTGGACGCGGGACAGGATAGGGGAAATTGTTGAGACGACGGGGACCTTGTAGCTGTCACCTCAGGTCTTCTCACCGCCTTCAACGCGAGGTCTTATCAGTCTTTATCCGGAAAAGTGCCGATCTTCAGGAATAAGAGAAATGGACCCTCGCAGACTTTGACAAAGTGGTGTGAGGTGTCCGATGCCGGCGGCAACTGGCTCTCTTCCCATGATACCTCTTGAACCCGTCTTTATAGACTAGGATGTGGCAGCTTGGGCAAGGGGCAGTTGTGGGGGTTTATGGAGTGTTAGAACCCTGAGGGGCACCGCGATGGCCTGGATGGTTTCTGACGTGGTCCGCTGCGGGAATCTGCTTGCATGTCTGCCGTGGACCCGTGGTGCCATCATTGCGAGCAAAGATTTTATCAGATGATCTGATAATGTTGAGCAGTAGATCTGCGCACCAGCCACTTCCTGTGGTCGATGCCGAAGCTAGCGCCACATTGCTAAAACACTAGTCTCTACCATTTAAATGAAGTCTGCCATTTTTTCATTAGTTGCAAGGGACCTCCAAGTTTAGCGCTACACGGTTGAAGCTTGGTCCACTGCGCGCCGCGGCGAGAGTTCACTGGTTGACATCAGCCTTGCGCAAAGACAGCGACGAAAATCCAGCAAACGTTCCAGTCAAGATCTCTGAACTCCCATTGCTCAACAACGCGACAGCTACCCTTTTCGAGACAAAGCGGCTTTGGAGTAACGCTCAATTATCATCGACGATACACGATGGACGACGATTTGTACGACGAGTTCGGAAACTTCATGTACGTATCATGCTATCTCCATGACGTCGTCACGTTGCAGAAGGATGGTCTGTCTGGGCTGTGTTTTGGTCAAGACTCCATCGTCTTTTTGAGGCTAATGTCCAATCTTGCTTACTTTATGATGCTCTCTCCTTCGGCGGTGCTAACCATTGATTCGTAGCGGAGATGCTGAAGCCTCCGAGGAAGAGTCTGAACATGGTGTCGACGCTGGAAACTACGTTTACGATGATTACCCAGAGGAAGCCCCAGAAGCTCCGGCTcaggagatgatggaagtTGACGATGAAGGCCCCTCCAACGCCGTTGTTCTCCACGAAGACAAGCAGTACTACCCGACAGCCGCACAGGTCTATGGCGAGGGCGTCGAAATTTTGGTTCAAGAGGAGGATGCGCAACCGTTAACACAGCCGATCATCGCCCCTGTCGAGCAAAAAAAGTTCAGCATCGAAGAAGCAGACCTACCTCCCGTATACTTTGACCGCACGTTCATGGCCGATCTCATGAACTTCCCCGAACAAATCCGTAACGTGGCTTTTGCTGGACATCTACACCACGGAAAGACAGCATTCATGGATATGTTGGTGTTAGAGACGCACGACATTGCGGACAAACTTGAGAAGCGAACGGGAAAGAAGCGCGACGAGCAGCTGCGGTACACAGACATTCACATCCTCGAGCGGGAACGTGGGTTATCCATCAAGGCTTCGCCCATGAGCCTGGTCCTCCAAGGAACAAAAGGAAAATCACATCTCTTCAACATGATCGATACGCCAGGTCATGTGGACTTTGTTGACGAAGTTGCGGCTTCGCTCAGGCTTGTGGATGGTGTCTGTTTGGTGGTCGATGTCGTGGAGGGGGTTCAGGTCAACACAGAACAGATCATCAAGCACGCCGTTTTGGAGAACATCCCACTCACCCTCATTGTCAACAAGATGGACCGGTTAATTCTCGAGCTCAAGTTGCCGCCAAACGATGCCTATTACAAACTTAAGCATGTGATCGAAGAAGTCAACACTGTCATTGAGAACACAATTCCAGGCCGAGGTGAGGAGAGGAGGTTAAGTCCAGAGAGAGGAAATGTTCTGTTTGCCTGCACGTCCATGGGCTGGTGTTTCACTCTTCAGTCATTCGCCAAGATGTACTCGGACACGTATGGTGGTGTCAACTCGGAAGAGTTTGCGAGGCGCCTCTGGGGAGACATCTACTTTAACCCGCAAAAGCGAAGTTTCACAAGGAAACCCATCGAAGAAGGAGCTAAGAGGTCCTTTGTCAACTTCATCATGGAGCCGATTTACAAGTTGTACTCGCATACGATTAGCGAAAGTCCGGAAGAACTGAAGGGTACCTTGAAAAAGTTGGGCATTCAGCTCAAGCCATCGCAGTACAAGACTGACCCCAAGGTCTTGTTGAAATTGGTTTGCGAGCAGTTCTTTGGGCCATCTACCGGGTTCGTAGACATGGTCTGTCAGCATATCCCATCGCCGGCTGAGGCTGCAAAGCAAAAGCTCGAACAGTACTACACAGGCCCTCTGGACAGCAAGGTTGCTGAGTCTATGCTGAACTGCGACCAAAATGGCCCGCTTGTGTTGTATGTGTCCAAGCTGTTCAGTGCTCCCGATGCGAAGAGCTTCTATTCGTTTGGCCGTGTGATGAGCGGTATTGCGCGCCCTGGCACAGAGGTCCGCGTGCTTGGCGAGGGTTATTCtatcgacgacgaagaagatatgGCCATGGGGAGGATATCCGATGTCTTCATTGCCGAAACACGATACAACATCCCAACCGACGGCGTGCCCGCTGGTAACTGGGTTCTGTTGGGCGGCGTGGACAACTCGATCGTGAAGACTGCCACTATTGTGGAGAAGAAatttgaggatgatgaggacgcCTACATCTTCAAACCTATTTCGCACTTCACCCAGTCCGTCGTTAAGGTTGCTGTCGAGCCCATCAATCCGTCTGAACTACCCAAGATGCTTGACGGCATCAGGAAAATCAACAAGAGCTACCCCCTCATTACCACCAAGGTAGAGGAATCGGGAGAGCATATTATTGTTGGTACTGGCGAGCTATACATGGACTGCGTGTTGCATGACCTACGTCGTCTATATGCCGATATGGAGATCAGGGTATCGGATCCTGTGGTTCGATTCTGCGAGACGGTACAGGACATGTCCGCAACCAAATGCTACGCCATTACCCCCAATAAGAAGAACACCATTACAATGGTGGCGGAGCCATTGGAGGATGGTATCGCGCAGGACATTGAGTCCGGAGCGGTCAGGATTCGGGATCCTGTACGAAAGATCGCCAAATTTTTCGAGGAGAAGTATGGCTGGGATCTCCTTGCAGCCAGGAGTATCTGGGCTTTCGGTCCAGACGAGATGGGACCCAACATCTTGCAGGATGACACCTTACCATCAGAGGTCAGTTGCGAGTTCCTTTCCCATGCTCGGGACACCAGTTGCCGTTCTACCCAGGTTTTTGCGGTGATCGTCGAAACCGGGCCGTCTCTTACTTCCGGGCTACTAACACGATGAACAGGTTGACAAGAAGCGACTTAATACTGTTAAGGATTTTATTCGCCAGGGCTTCAACTGGGCAGTCCGGGAAGGCCCGCTTTGCGAAGAGCGTAAGTTATCTCTATCTCTTCTTTGAGCGTCTTGCATTCGACTGCCGCCGCGTGCCTATGCAGTCATATCTCCTAGCGGCTACAGATTTGGCCGCGCTTGACACCATTAGTAAAGACCTGCAGTATGGGGGCTCCAGTGACCTGCTTAAAGTGGCAGCTGGGAGGGAGGCCCCAAAGCAGGCTATGAATGCAGCCTTCACTACAGGATCTGGTCCCTCTTTTTTTGCCAGTGCATGATGCCCTTGTCAGAAGGGGGTTCTGGGCGTTCACAAGCGGGGGAGTCTCAAAAAGTTGCAGACTGCAACGATGAGGCACCTTGCGAACACCACCTCGGCCAACGTTGGCTGAATGGGTTCGGCTCACGAGAACTGCTCAGTCACGCTTCCGGGCCTCTTCTCCCACGATATACACGTTTTCCCCCCTCACATGTCTCATGGGTGCTAACCTGTCTGTGAAACCAGCAATACGCAACACCAAGTTCCGACTCATTGA includes the following:
- a CDS encoding WD domain-containing protein, whose amino-acid sequence is MYALSCTDGFKYPGSEPTYITDIIPVSAGLAAVGSDQSLSIFNPLRLNQGPLKKVQTNHGNISCAEVFSVGNSIVATAGENGTVSLWDLRSDAANTPVLQIGTPGEGPGLLSLACSEQTNTLGAGTELANHQASILLWDLRSPRVAKIHYDEVHSDDVTELSFHPTNPHLLLTGSTDGLVNVCDTRITDEDEVVIAAFNHGSVHRAGFLNETEVYAVSHDERFALYDMGETVEKGSPTLDLGDIRKVVDCQYLCNVIPKVTGAGAVIGAGTQDQELFRLIHLSKNGASWSLDSETVVGLPGAHGSEIVRSFCFVDEQQVVFTAGEDSCIKAWRPSV
- a CDS encoding acetyl-CoA acetyltransferase: MSTGLPSVYIVSAARTPVGSFLGQLSSLSAVQLGAHAIKSAVDRVPEIKAEDVEEVFFGNVLSAGVGQAPARQCALKAGLSNKVVATTVNKVCASGMKAIILGAQTIMTGNADIVVAGGTESMSNVPHYMQNLRTGVKYGDGGLVDGIQSDGLRDAYGKELMGVQAELCAKDHELSREAQDEYAINSYQKAQAATEAGLFKEIAPIEVPGGRGKPAIKIDRDEEVKNLNIEKLKSARTVFQAKDGTVTAPNASPINDGAAAVVLVSEAKLKELGIKPIAKILGWGDAAHEPERFTTAPALAIPKAIKHAGIKEEDVDFYEINEAFSVVALANMKILGLEPEKVNVYGGSVAIGHPLGCSGARVVTTLTSVLAEKKARIGCAGICNGGGGASAIVIENLQ
- a CDS encoding U5 small nuclear ribonucleoprotein component, yielding MDDDLYDEFGNFIGDAEASEEESEHGVDAGNYVYDDYPEEAPEAPAQEMMEVDDEGPSNAVVLHEDKQYYPTAAQVYGEGVEILVQEEDAQPLTQPIIAPVEQKKFSIEEADLPPVYFDRTFMADLMNFPEQIRNVAFAGHLHHGKTAFMDMLVLETHDIADKLEKRTGKKRDEQLRYTDIHILERERGLSIKASPMSLVLQGTKGKSHLFNMIDTPGHVDFVDEVAASLRLVDGVCLVVDVVEGVQVNTEQIIKHAVLENIPLTLIVNKMDRLILELKLPPNDAYYKLKHVIEEVNTVIENTIPGRGEERRLSPERGNVLFACTSMGWCFTLQSFAKMYSDTYGGVNSEEFARRLWGDIYFNPQKRSFTRKPIEEGAKRSFVNFIMEPIYKLYSHTISESPEELKGTLKKLGIQLKPSQYKTDPKVLLKLVCEQFFGPSTGFVDMVCQHIPSPAEAAKQKLEQYYTGPLDSKVAESMLNCDQNGPLVLYVSKLFSAPDAKSFYSFGRVMSGIARPGTEVRVLGEGYSIDDEEDMAMGRISDVFIAETRYNIPTDGVPAGNWVLLGGVDNSIVKTATIVEKKFEDDEDAYIFKPISHFTQSVVKVAVEPINPSELPKMLDGIRKINKSYPLITTKVEESGEHIIVGTGELYMDCVLHDLRRLYADMEIRVSDPVVRFCETVQDMSATKCYAITPNKKNTITMVAEPLEDGIAQDIESGAVRIRDPVRKIAKFFEEKYGWDLLAARSIWAFGPDEMGPNILQDDTLPSEVDKKRLNTVKDFIRQGFNWAVREGPLCEEPIRNTKFRLIDVSLAQEAIFRGGGQIIPTSRRACYSSFLMASPRLMEPMYSVSMTGPQDAVSTVYNILARRRGHVLSDGPIAGTPLYRVNGLLPVIDSFGFETDLRINTPGQAMVSLVFDRWNIVPGDPLDKEIVLRPLQMANAQATARDFVLKTRRRKGLSEDVSVAKFLEPEFYQSLIESGTLGEA